The following proteins are encoded in a genomic region of Salvelinus namaycush isolate Seneca chromosome 12, SaNama_1.0, whole genome shotgun sequence:
- the LOC120057110 gene encoding uncharacterized protein LOC120057110: protein MEDRRLPPTVPLVVKTEPDTETRRVREEEQPTIPIRVKKEDLSEVPLKMLRFKYVDFPSLHQCIQQLTVPPLDSWLEGFPLALGRPSGGHTPVTSKERVPKFRYVDYPSLHHCIQQLSVPPLESWSSGLARSGCGVTGGPGSTNSQPSSVRGNQTIQGDGSASAYKQDKYTAFPFPGPNSGSIQCVTSSNEASHKPQRLQLLLSSPPRTRPPLSSQGEEARHKVVCSDQLSQKFSNPKSWVAGMKRVRGAGPLHQSNRKSAGDDEWHADLKKSPQSHQEAQVKLSDSPDLGQGFWRTIPESVCPFCQKMFSDPEELRIHQKSHREKEPSLMS from the exons ATGGAGGACAGGAGACTTCCCCCTACAGTTCCCTTAGTGGTCAAAActgagccagacacagagacccgtagggtgagagaggaggaacagcCTACTATTCCCATCAGGGTTAAAAAAGAGGACCTCTCTGAGGTGCCCCTCAAAATGCTCAGATTCAAGTACGTGGACTTCCCTTCGCTACACCAGTGCATCCAGCAGCTCACTGTGCCACCCCTGGACAGCTGGCTGGAGGGCTTTCCCCTGGCTCTGGGAAGACCCTCTGGAGGACACACCCCTGTCACTTCCAAGGAGAGAGTTCCCAAGTTTCGGTATGTAGATTATCCATCTCTGCACCACTGCATCCAGCAGCTGTCTGTGCCGCCTCTGGAGAGCTGGAGCTCGGGGTTGGCCAGATCAGGGTGTGGGGTGACAGGGGGACCTGGATCCACCAACTCTCAGCCCAGCTCTGTGAGGGGGAATCAGACAATACAGGGAGATGGTTCAGCATCGGCTTACAAGCAGGACAAGTATACTGCTTTCCCCTTTCCTGGTCCTAACTCCGGCTCCATCCAGTGTGTGACCTCCTCAAACGAGGCATCCCATAAGCCTCAGCGGCTTCAGCTGCTCTTGAGCAGTCCACCCAGAACCAGGCCCCCATTAAGCTCACAGGGGGAAGAGGCTCGCCATAAGGTGGTGTGTTCAGATCAGCTGTCTCAAAAGTTCTCTAATCCAAAATCTTGGGTTGCTGGAATGAAGCGTGTCAGAGGAGCGGGACCACTCCATCAGAGCAATAGGAAGTCAGCTGGTGATGATGAATGGCATGCAGACCTAAAAAAATCTCCACAAAGTCATCAAGAGGCCCAAGTAAAGCTAAGTGACTCTCCTGACCTAGGACAAGGGTTTTGGAGAACCATCCCAGAGTCTGTCTGCCCCTTTTGCCAAAAGATGTTTTCAGATCCAGAGGAATTACGGATCCACCAGAAGAGTCACAGAGAAAAAG AACCCTCATTGATGTCTTGA